The region ACCTACTTTACCTTGTGGTTAGACGATTCAGATGCCATTTTAAGTGATTTAGCCAAACGATTTTTATATCGTAAGCCTTTAAAATCAATCCAAATTCAAGACCTTGCTAACCAAGAGCTCTGTCTAAAACTGACAAGCTTGATTGAAAAAATTGGGTTCAATCCTGATTACTATACTGCTCAAAATACTAGTTCTGATCTACCTTATGATTTTTATCGTCCAGATCAAGATCACCCACGCACTCAAATTGAACTAATCAATAAAGATGGTAGTTTAAGAGAACTTTCAAAATCAAGTGCATTAGTAGCCGCTTTGACAGGACAAATTAATCGTGATGCGCGTTTCTTTTTTCCGAAAGAAATGAAGGAGCACCGGGAAACCACTAATTTGTTTCAAGCTGATTTAGAAAAATTCACAACACTTTTAAAAACAACATAAATTTATTTAATTGTAAGTAACTCTAACAATCAGATTATTAGCACGTCTCCTCTTCCGTATGATAGAATAATAGCAGATGATATTTGAAAGGATGATTACTATGAAAATGGCACATACTTGTGTACGCGTTAAAAATCTAGAGGCTTCTTTAGAATTTTATCAAAAAGCCTTTGGCTTTGAAGAATCACGTCGTCGTGACTTCCCAGAAAACAACTTTACTCTATCTTACCTAACGTTACCTGGTGACGATTACGAATTAGAATTAACTTACAATTATGGTCATGAAGGGTATGATTTAGGAAATGGCTATGGTCATATTGCTATCTCTAGTGTTGATTTAGAAGCCCTACATGCTAAACAAAAAGAAGCTGGATTTAATGTCACTGATTTAAAAGCCTTACCTGGTGTTCCACCTTCATATTACTTTATCACTGACCCTGATGGCTATAAAATTGAAGTAATTCGCGAAAAATAATCATTTACCTTAAAACCAATGAGACAGGTGCTCATTGGTTTTTTACTACAACAAGTCCGCAATTTTCATAAGTAATGGTGGCATTTTTTTTAGTCTACCTAAATAAAAAAATAGCTGGATATATCATAAAGCTGTTTAACAATTACTATGCTATCTGTTACAATTAACATATAAAAAAGTTTGAAAGGATGACGTGTTTATGAAAGCCTTCCCTTCTAAAGAGGCTGAAAAACATTATTATGAAAGTGATGCTTCAGAAGCTGATTTTTTAGAGTGGTATAGTCAACAAGACTTGCCTACCTATGAAACACCTTCTCTTACAATCGATAATGTTTTACTATGCTACAATCGTGTAGAAGATGAATTAAAATTATTACTAATCCAACGAAATACGCATCCCTATCGTTCTTCATGGGCTTTGCCTGGTGGTTTTGTACAGCGTAATGAGGCTACCGAGGACAGTTGTATTCGTGAAACGAAAGAAGAAACTGGGGTTTACATTACTAAAGATAATATTGAACAACTCCATACTTTCAGCACACCTAACCGTGATCCACGAGGATGGGTCGTTACAGTCAGTTATTTAGCATTTATTGGTGAAGAGCCATTAATAGCTGGTGATGACGCCAAAGCTGCCCAATGGTTCACATTTAAACGTGATGGAAATTTGCTAAAACTCGAAAATGAACAACATGATGCCATTATATTAGATTTAAAAACGAACCAATCAATCGGAACTGAGACCTTAGCTTTTGACCATGATCAAATTATTTTAAAAGCCTTCAATCGAGTCTTAAATAAAATGTATCATGAACCAAAAGTCCTACAAGTGTTAGGTGAAGAATTTTCGATTGCTGAAGCTCGTAAAGTATTTGCAAAATTCTTAGGCGTCGATTATCGAACAATTGATCATTCTAATTTCAAAAAATCAATGTTAGATTATTTTGTTGAAGTTGCCGAACGTCCTACAGGAATTGGCCGCCCTTCCAAAATTTATCAATTACTACCAATCAATGATTAATAAAAAAACTTAGGAACTTTCGTTCCTAAGTTTTTATTTTTCTTCTCTTTTTTTAATTTGCTTACTACGCAATTGACCACAAGCAGCATCAATATCCGTTCCTTGTTCTTTACGTGCCACACAATTGACACCACGTTTTTTTAGAATATCATAAAAAGCCATAATATCTTCTTTCGTACTACGACTGTACTGATCATGTTCACTTACTGGATTGTATGGAATCAAATTGACATATGTTAACTTGCGTTTGTCACTAAGTAAATCAGCTAACTGGTGAGCATGCTCAGGTCGATCATTTACATGTGACAGCATAATATACTCAAAAGTAATCCGACGATTAGTTTTTTCCAAATACTCATCCACTGCTTCCATCAATTTTTCAACAGGGTTACTGCGGTTAATACGCATAATCGACGTTCTGACTTCGTTATTAGGCGCATGTAAGGAGATTGCTAAATTAACTTGTAGCCCACTATCTGCAAATTCACGAATTTTAGGAATTAAACCACTGGTCGAAACCGTAATATGACGAGCACCGATACCTAGCCCGTTCTTATCGTTAACAATATGTAAGAACGTCATTAAATTATCATAATTATCAAAAGGTTCTCCGATTCCCATTACGACAATATGACTAACACGCTCATCCAATTCACGTTCATCTAAGAAAAATTGAACTTGCATAATTTGTGCTACAATCTCGCCTGCTGTTAAATCACGCTGTTTTTTTAATAAACCACTTGCGCAGAATGTACAGCCAATATTACAACCTACTTGTGTTGTCACACATACTGACAAACCATACTCATGTCGCATTAAAACTGTTTCAATCATATTTTTATCTGATAACTCAAATAAATACTTGATTGTCCCATCTGCTGATTCTTGAACAACAACCTGATTTAAGGGACTTGTATCAAAATTTTCTTCTAATAAATTAATCGTGTTTTTACTTAAGTTACTCATCTCTTCAAACTTACGTACACGCTTAACATATAACCAGTCCCAAACTTGTTTTGCTCTAAATTTCTTTTCACCATGTTCTTCAAACCATGTTTGAAGCTCACTTACTGTTAATCCATAAATTGATTGCTTTAGCACACACTTTCCTCATTTCTTCTAGTGTTCTCTCTTTGACACTATATAGTAATTTTACATCCATTGCAACTTTCAAACTTAGTTTTGTTATAAAAGGTTATCAAGAAAAATAACTTTCATAGAGCTACTCTTCTTCACTGGTAACATCCAACATAATAGCAAACACGATACCCAATAGACCAAAAATAACAATACTAAACGGGGGTAAAGTGACGCTTGGAACAAATTGATCCATTGTATATAGTAAGGAACACTCACCTAAAAAACTCAAGACCAAATATATTCCAAACGATTTACTTCTTGATACCCTTCCTTCTGGAAAAATAAATTTAACTAATTTCTCTAAAATATTATCAATGACAAAACTAACCGCAATAAAAATCATTAGAAATAATAATAAATCTATCTTAGAATGGTAATCTGCACCTAATAATTGTAAGAGACCACCCAAGGTCATCATTAAAAATAACAAGATACAACTACTTAATATCATAAATATAAAACCACTACTAAGCTTTTTAAATCGAACTGGCATTTTTTTAAACTCCTTTAGTTAATCGTTTCTTATTATACCATTCCTCATCTCAATTTTTAGAAATTTTTTTAACTCTCATCAAGTAAACGATTTACTAATCGTCTGTTAAGTAAAAACTTATAACTATCAGAATAATCATAACTTTTTTTCATTTCCTTAGGTATGTCTAATTTTTTTTGGTATAATTAAAATGGAGGTGATGCGAATGACCGTATTGGTGGCAAGTATCTTTATGATAGTTCTTGTAATTATATCCAATATTATCAGTCATTATTTAGTATCAATTCCGACAGCCCTAATCGAAATAGCTGTTGGACTAATAGTCGCACTTGCATTAGATATCAATATTACCTTGGAAGCCGATTGGTTTATGTTATTATTTGTTGCACCCTTACTATTTAACGATGGTAAGATGTTTCCTAAAAATGAGCTTTGGGAATTGAAAACACCTATTTTTGCCTATGCCATTTGGCTCGTTTTACTGACAACTGTTACTGGTGGTTTCTTTATCCATTGGCTAATTCCAGATGTCCCCTTACCTTTGGCAATGGCACTAGTTGCTGTTCTTTCTCCAACAGATCCTGTAGCAGTTCATGGGATCGCAGAACAAATTAAACTACCTAAAAAAATTCTTAGTTTAATTAGTGGTGAAAGCCTCATCAATGATGCCAGCGGGCTAATTGCTTTTAAATATGCCTTAGCTGCTTTTATGACCGGACATTTTTCATTGACAAAAGCAACTGGTGATTTTTTCTATATGGCTCTTGTCGGAGTCTTAGTCGGAATTTTATGTATTTCATTTATTCATTTTTTACGACTAGTTCTAGTCCAACAAGGAATTCATGATGCCGTGCTACATACTACTATTCAGCTACTAACTCCTTTTATCATCTATATTTTAGCAGATGAAGTTTTAGGTGCTTCTGGTGTTATTGCCGTAGTCTCAGCTGGTGTTTTATCTATCAACCAAACGCCAATTTTTAGAAGCAGACATTCTGAGGCAAGACTGATCACAAACAAAATGTGGGACATGCTTGTGTACCTTTTAAATGGCCTTGTCTTTGTTTTACTTGGCATTGAGTTACCCATAGCTATGCGTGAAACAATTGTCAACCCTGCCATACACAATGGAACACTTCTATTCTATATTCTCTCCATTTGGATTTTCTTATTGATTGTGAGAGTTGTTTGGTCATATATCTATATGTGGCTAACTTATTTGAAAAAAAATAATGCTAATTCTGATAATGCCTTAACTCGACCAACCTTTATTACAGCTTTGATGACAGGGTTGACAGGTGTACGTGGCGCTGTGACTATGGCATCAATCATGTCTATGCCCTTCTTCTTACCTAACGGGGAGGTCTTTATCGAACGCCCATTAATCATTACCTTAGCTTGTGGTGTAGTCTTAACAAGCCTAATTGTTGCAACCATTACCTTACCTATTTTAACAAAACAAAAACAACGCTTACCTTTAGTTGGAAACGAGTCACAATCCCAAAAAATACAACCATCGGAAAGTAGCCATTCACAAAATCGAACACGTCTTACCGAGCTTGAGGCTAGACAAATTATGGTCAAAGAAGCCATCACGATTTTAAAACAAGAAACGCAAAACTCTGACGATCACATGATCCTAACGGATTTGATTCAAGAATTTGAATCACGTTTGAGACACCTTTACCGTGAACATAATGACGAACAAACAAATCGCCTATACTCACGCCTTGAGAAAAATGTCCAAGATATTGCAATTCAAGGAGAACGTCATGGTGTTGAAAAAATGTTAGCCAACGGTGACGTCTCTGAATTAATGGTTAAAAATTATTTGAAAGTAGTGACAGCCAAACGAGAAGCCTTTGAAAGTGGGGCTTTAAATGCCTTTAAACGCTATCTATTTGTTCTTAAACGACAGACTAATGTCGCTTTTTGGCGTTTTAAATCCGCTCAACATCAAGAAGATATCTTACTAGCTGATACTATTTTAATTAAATT is a window of Vagococcus intermedius DNA encoding:
- the gloA gene encoding lactoylglutathione lyase, whose translation is MKMAHTCVRVKNLEASLEFYQKAFGFEESRRRDFPENNFTLSYLTLPGDDYELELTYNYGHEGYDLGNGYGHIAISSVDLEALHAKQKEAGFNVTDLKALPGVPPSYYFITDPDGYKIEVIREK
- the rlmN gene encoding 23S rRNA (adenine(2503)-C(2))-methyltransferase RlmN, which produces MLKQSIYGLTVSELQTWFEEHGEKKFRAKQVWDWLYVKRVRKFEEMSNLSKNTINLLEENFDTSPLNQVVVQESADGTIKYLFELSDKNMIETVLMRHEYGLSVCVTTQVGCNIGCTFCASGLLKKQRDLTAGEIVAQIMQVQFFLDERELDERVSHIVVMGIGEPFDNYDNLMTFLHIVNDKNGLGIGARHITVSTSGLIPKIREFADSGLQVNLAISLHAPNNEVRTSIMRINRSNPVEKLMEAVDEYLEKTNRRITFEYIMLSHVNDRPEHAHQLADLLSDKRKLTYVNLIPYNPVSEHDQYSRSTKEDIMAFYDILKKRGVNCVARKEQGTDIDAACGQLRSKQIKKREEK
- a CDS encoding Na+/H+ antiporter, whose amino-acid sequence is MTVLVASIFMIVLVIISNIISHYLVSIPTALIEIAVGLIVALALDINITLEADWFMLLFVAPLLFNDGKMFPKNELWELKTPIFAYAIWLVLLTTVTGGFFIHWLIPDVPLPLAMALVAVLSPTDPVAVHGIAEQIKLPKKILSLISGESLINDASGLIAFKYALAAFMTGHFSLTKATGDFFYMALVGVLVGILCISFIHFLRLVLVQQGIHDAVLHTTIQLLTPFIIYILADEVLGASGVIAVVSAGVLSINQTPIFRSRHSEARLITNKMWDMLVYLLNGLVFVLLGIELPIAMRETIVNPAIHNGTLLFYILSIWIFLLIVRVVWSYIYMWLTYLKKNNANSDNALTRPTFITALMTGLTGVRGAVTMASIMSMPFFLPNGEVFIERPLIITLACGVVLTSLIVATITLPILTKQKQRLPLVGNESQSQKIQPSESSHSQNRTRLTELEARQIMVKEAITILKQETQNSDDHMILTDLIQEFESRLRHLYREHNDEQTNRLYSRLEKNVQDIAIQGERHGVEKMLANGDVSELMVKNYLKVVTAKREAFESGALNAFKRYLFVLKRQTNVAFWRFKSAQHQEDILLADTILIKLETESTKGAIDSLKNYKKTLNTNDDGYDLHKHIVNQKLYEYLHKLNRIKNFSQKSKHDYQKLVQEFYMKALDAERETVQELYQQGKITLQMANHLRQSLNYYESSLLQSEASN
- a CDS encoding YrvL family regulatory protein, whose translation is MPVRFKKLSSGFIFMILSSCILLFLMMTLGGLLQLLGADYHSKIDLLLFLMIFIAVSFVIDNILEKLVKFIFPEGRVSRSKSFGIYLVLSFLGECSLLYTMDQFVPSVTLPPFSIVIFGLLGIVFAIMLDVTSEEE
- a CDS encoding NUDIX hydrolase, yielding MKAFPSKEAEKHYYESDASEADFLEWYSQQDLPTYETPSLTIDNVLLCYNRVEDELKLLLIQRNTHPYRSSWALPGGFVQRNEATEDSCIRETKEETGVYITKDNIEQLHTFSTPNRDPRGWVVTVSYLAFIGEEPLIAGDDAKAAQWFTFKRDGNLLKLENEQHDAIILDLKTNQSIGTETLAFDHDQIILKAFNRVLNKMYHEPKVLQVLGEEFSIAEARKVFAKFLGVDYRTIDHSNFKKSMLDYFVEVAERPTGIGRPSKIYQLLPIND